The following proteins come from a genomic window of Streptomyces sp. NBC_00539:
- a CDS encoding DUF3145 domain-containing protein — MTTRGVLYVHSAPRALCPHVEWAVAGVLGVRVNLDWIRQPASPGTWRSEFSWQAEAGTASKLASALRGWHLLRFEVTAEPCPTAEGERYSSTPDLGIFHAVTGLHGDILIPEDRLRAALARSARGESHLETEISTLLGKPWDDELEPFRHAGEGAPVRWLHQVV, encoded by the coding sequence GTGACGACACGTGGAGTTCTGTACGTGCATTCCGCGCCGCGCGCGCTCTGCCCGCACGTGGAATGGGCTGTTGCGGGTGTTCTCGGGGTGCGGGTGAACCTCGACTGGATCAGGCAGCCGGCCTCCCCCGGCACCTGGAGATCCGAGTTCTCCTGGCAGGCCGAGGCGGGCACCGCCTCGAAACTCGCCTCCGCGCTGCGCGGCTGGCACCTGCTGCGCTTCGAAGTGACGGCCGAGCCCTGCCCGACGGCCGAGGGGGAGCGCTACAGCTCGACCCCCGACCTCGGCATCTTCCACGCCGTCACCGGACTGCACGGCGACATCCTGATCCCCGAGGACCGGCTGCGCGCCGCCCTCGCCCGCTCCGCGCGCGGCGAGAGCCACCTGGAGACGGAGATCTCCACGCTGCTCGGCAAGCCCTGGGACGACGAGCTGGAGCCCTTCCGCCACGCGGGCGAGGGCGCCCCGGTCCGCTGGCTCCACCAGGTGGTCTGA
- a CDS encoding SGNH/GDSL hydrolase family protein, with protein sequence MGTTAPRRRTRRTLAAAVATAALLAGGTTACEGGGPGSESGRGAQAGPRWNTAPKSIAAVGDSITRGFDACSVLADCPEVSWATGADPEVDSLATRLLGQADAPANSWNYAVTGSRMADLAGQLASAAEHKPDLVTVMVGSNDACRPTTSSMTSVAAFKDGFEKALAVLRAASPSTQVYVSSVPDLQRLWEQGKDAPMVRQVWKLGICQSMLAEPLSSTEEATARRERVRARVVEYNEVLRSVCAKDPLCRYDGGAVFQYPFGAEQLSRWDWFHPGKAGQARLAELAHRQVTAPELPR encoded by the coding sequence ATGGGCACCACCGCTCCGCGCCGACGCACCCGCCGGACCCTCGCGGCGGCGGTCGCGACGGCCGCCCTGCTGGCAGGGGGCACGACGGCCTGTGAGGGCGGCGGGCCGGGCAGCGAGAGCGGCCGGGGGGCGCAGGCCGGACCACGCTGGAACACCGCCCCGAAGTCCATCGCCGCCGTGGGTGACTCCATCACCCGGGGGTTCGACGCCTGTTCGGTGCTGGCGGACTGCCCGGAGGTCTCGTGGGCCACCGGGGCCGACCCCGAGGTCGACTCCCTCGCCACCCGGCTGCTCGGGCAGGCCGATGCACCCGCGAACAGCTGGAACTACGCGGTGACCGGGTCCCGGATGGCGGACCTGGCGGGCCAGCTGGCCTCGGCCGCCGAGCACAAGCCCGACCTGGTCACGGTGATGGTCGGCTCGAACGACGCCTGCCGGCCCACGACTTCCTCCATGACCTCGGTCGCCGCCTTCAAGGACGGCTTCGAGAAGGCCCTCGCCGTCCTGCGGGCCGCGTCCCCCTCGACCCAGGTGTACGTGTCCTCCGTGCCGGACTTGCAGCGGCTGTGGGAGCAGGGCAAGGACGCCCCGATGGTCCGGCAGGTGTGGAAGCTCGGCATCTGCCAGTCGATGCTGGCCGAGCCGCTGTCGTCCACTGAGGAGGCGACGGCCCGGCGGGAACGCGTCCGGGCGCGCGTGGTCGAGTACAACGAGGTGCTGCGCAGCGTCTGCGCGAAGGACCCGCTCTGCCGCTACGACGGCGGCGCCGTGTTCCAGTACCCCTTCGGGGCCGAGCAGTTGAGCCGCTGGGACTGGTTCCACCCGGGCAAGGCCGGTCAGGCCCGGCTCGCGGAACTCGCGCACCGGCAGGTGACGGCGCCCGAGCTGCCGCGCTGA
- the fabF gene encoding beta-ketoacyl-ACP synthase II: MSPTNRTVVVTGIGATTPLGGDSASTWEGLLAGRSGVKPLEGERFAELPVRIAAQAAVDPGEVLPKPLARKLDRSAQFALIAAREAWADAGYTAPAGEDVSVLPERLGTVIASGIGGVTTLLDQYDVLKEKGVRRVSPHTVPMLMPNGPSANVGLEVNARAGVHTPVSACASGAEAIGYAVEMIRTGRADVVVAGGTEAAIHPLPIAAFANMMAMSKNNENPEQASRPYDKARDGFVLGEGAGVVVLESAEHAAARGARVYCEVLGQGLSADSHHIAQPEPTGRGVAAAVQNLLDNTDLDPSELVHLNAHATSTPQGDTAELKALRKVLGDDLDHIAISATKSMTGHLLGGAGGIETVATVLALYHRIAPPTINVDELDDDIDADIVRGEPRKLPVDGPISAINNSFGFGGHNVTLAFRTV; the protein is encoded by the coding sequence GTGAGCCCGACCAATCGCACCGTGGTCGTCACCGGTATCGGCGCAACCACTCCGCTGGGTGGCGACAGCGCTTCGACCTGGGAAGGTCTGCTTGCCGGCCGTTCCGGCGTCAAGCCCCTGGAGGGCGAACGTTTCGCCGAACTCCCGGTCCGCATCGCCGCTCAGGCCGCCGTGGACCCCGGCGAAGTCCTGCCCAAGCCGCTGGCCCGCAAGCTCGACCGTTCGGCGCAGTTCGCGCTGATCGCGGCCCGTGAGGCCTGGGCCGACGCGGGCTACACCGCCCCGGCCGGCGAGGACGTCTCCGTCCTCCCCGAGCGCCTGGGCACCGTGATCGCCTCCGGCATCGGCGGCGTCACCACTCTGCTCGACCAGTACGACGTACTGAAGGAAAAGGGCGTGCGCCGGGTCTCCCCGCACACCGTCCCCATGCTCATGCCGAACGGCCCGTCGGCCAACGTCGGCCTCGAGGTCAACGCCCGCGCCGGTGTGCACACCCCGGTCAGCGCGTGCGCGTCGGGCGCCGAGGCCATCGGCTACGCCGTCGAGATGATCCGTACCGGCCGCGCCGACGTGGTCGTCGCCGGCGGGACCGAGGCGGCGATCCACCCGCTGCCGATCGCCGCGTTCGCCAACATGATGGCGATGTCCAAGAACAACGAGAACCCCGAGCAGGCCTCGCGTCCGTACGACAAGGCCCGTGACGGCTTCGTCCTCGGCGAGGGCGCCGGCGTCGTGGTGCTGGAGTCCGCCGAGCACGCCGCCGCGCGCGGCGCCCGGGTCTACTGCGAGGTGCTGGGCCAGGGCCTGTCCGCGGACAGCCACCACATCGCGCAGCCGGAGCCGACGGGCCGCGGTGTCGCGGCCGCCGTGCAGAACCTGCTCGACAACACGGACCTGGACCCGTCCGAACTGGTGCACCTGAACGCGCACGCCACGTCCACCCCGCAGGGTGACACGGCCGAGCTGAAGGCCCTGCGCAAGGTCCTGGGCGACGACCTCGACCACATCGCGATCTCCGCGACCAAGTCGATGACCGGTCACCTGCTGGGCGGTGCCGGCGGTATCGAGACCGTCGCGACGGTGCTGGCCCTGTACCACCGGATCGCCCCGCCGACGATCAACGTCGACGAGCTGGACGACGACATCGACGCGGACATCGTGCGCGGTGAGCCGCGCAAGCTGCCGGTGGACGGTCCGATCTCGGCGATCAACAACTCGTTCGGTTTCGGCGGCCACAACGTGACGCTGGCGTTCCGCACGGTCTGA
- a CDS encoding acyl carrier protein: MAATQEEIVEGLAEIVNEIAGIPTEDVQVDKSFTDDLDVDSLSMVEVVVAAEERFDVKIPDEDVKNLKTVGDAAEYILKNQA, translated from the coding sequence ATGGCCGCCACCCAGGAAGAGATCGTCGAGGGTCTCGCCGAGATCGTCAACGAGATCGCCGGTATCCCGACCGAGGACGTCCAGGTCGACAAGTCCTTCACCGACGACCTGGACGTCGACTCCCTGTCCATGGTCGAGGTCGTCGTCGCCGCCGAAGAGCGCTTCGACGTCAAGATCCCGGACGAGGACGTCAAGAACCTCAAGACGGTCGGCGACGCCGCTGAGTACATCCTGAAGAACCAGGCCTAA